From one Vanacampus margaritifer isolate UIUO_Vmar chromosome 12, RoL_Vmar_1.0, whole genome shotgun sequence genomic stretch:
- the csgalnact2 gene encoding chondroitin sulfate N-acetylgalactosaminyltransferase 2, producing the protein MPRRGLLLHGRVRWLFLGLLLLLVLLFFAYLLECTPQADVSLVLPGMAGEPYGKEYYQALLQEQEERHLNRAASLKRQITQLKQELQEMSEKLKLLQDKKELPEAQGLAENKEQEPGDLLDYLHSQIDKAEVNTGARLPSEYALVPFESFTSSKVYQLEMGLTRHPEEKPVRKDRRDELVEVIEAALEIINNPDEEDGVEDDVPVHRQAYKEGHFIEGMYRTERDKGSLYELFFTKKESSTFRHVTLFRPFGPLMKVRSTTVDTSGMIINIIVPLAGRVETFLQFLHNFREVCVQQDKRVHLTVVYFGQEGLQEVKSSLETMSRDESFSNYTLIPMNEEFSRGRGLDIGARAWNKGDVLMFFCDVDIHFTLDFLNTCRLHAHPNKKVFYPVVFSLYNPAIVYGNMELAPPVELQLVHKKDAGFWRDFGFGMTCQYRSDFLSIGGFDLEVKGWGVEDVHLYRKYLRSELVVVRTPMSSLFHLWHEKQCADELTPEQYRMCIQSKAMNEASHSYLGMLVFREEIEAHLRKQAFKPQKKAED; encoded by the exons ATGCCCAGACGGGGGTTGCTGCTCCACGGCCGGGTGCGCTGGCTTTTCCTGGgcctcctcctgctgctggtgctgctgtttttcgCCTACCTGCTGGAGTGCACCCCTCAAGCCGACGTCAGCCTGGTCCTGCCCGGCATGGCGGGGGAGCCCTACGGAAAGGAGTACTACCAGGCCCTGCTGCAGGAGCAGGAGGAGCGCCACCTGAACCGCGCCGCCAGTCTCAAGCGGCAGATCACGCAGCTCAAGCAGGAGCTGCAGGAAATGAGCGAGAAGCTGAAGCTCCTGCAGGATAAGAAGGAGCTGCCCGAGGCGCAGGGCTTGGCCGAGAACAAGGAGCAAGAACCCGGAGATCTACTGGACTACCTGCACTCTCAGATCGACAAGGCCGAGGTCAACACGGGGGCGCGCCTGCCCAGCGAGTACGCGCTGGTGCCTTTCGAGAGCTTCACCTCGTCGAAGGTTTACCAGCTGGAGATGGGACTGACGCGACACCCGGAGGAGAAACCCGTCCGCAAAGATCGCCGGGATGAACTGGTGGAGGTCATCGAGGCCGCGCTGGAAATTATCAACAACCCCGACGAGGAGGACGGCGTGGAAGATGACGTGCCCGTGCACAGGCAGGCTTACAAAGAGGGACACTTCATAGAAG GCATGTACAGGACCGAGCGGGACAAAGGCTCACTTTACGAGCTCTTCTTCACGAAAAAGGAGTCCAGCACCTTCCGCCACGTCACCCTCTTCAGGCCTTTCGGTCCGCTCATGAAAGTCAGGAGCACGACTGTCGACACATCCGGAATGATTATCAACATCATCGTGCCACTGGCGGGCAGAGTCGAAACCTTTTTACAGTTCTTACACAACTTCAG GGAGGTGTGTGTACAGCAGGACAAGCGAGTTCACCTCACAGTGGTGTATTTTGGCCAAGAGGGGCTCCAAGAGGTGAAGTCATCTTTGGAAACAATGTCAAG AGATGAGAGTTTCTCTAATTACACCCTGATCCCGATGAATGAGGAGTTTTCCCGAGGGCGGGGGCTGGATATTGGAGCGCGCGCTTGGAACAAAGGCGACGTCCTGATGTTTTTCTGCGACGTCGACATCCATTTCACGTTGGACTTTCTCAATACGTGTCGTCTCCACGCACACCCAA acAAGAAGGTCTTCTATCCAGTGGTGTTTAGTCTGTACAATCCTGCCATCGTTTATGGAAATATGGAGCTGGCTCCACCTGTTGAACTTCAGTTG GTTCACAAAAAGGATGCTGGTTTTTGGAGGGATTTTGGCTTCGGTATGACGTGTCAATATCGCTCTGATTTCTTAAGCATTG GTGGTTTCGATCTTGAAGTGAAAGGCTGGGGCGTCGAAGACGTCCACCTATACAGGAAATATCTCCGGAGCGAGTTGGTGGTGGTGCGCACGCCGATGTCCAGCCTCTTCCACCTGTGGCACGAGAAGCAGTGCGCCGACGAGCTGACCCCGGAGCAATACCGCATGTGCATCCAGTCCAAAGCCATGAACGAGGCCTCCCACTCCTACCTGGGAATGCTGGTGTTCCGGGAGGAGATCGAGGCGCACCTCCGCAAGCAGGCCTTCAAGCCTCAGAAAAAAGCGGAGGACTGA